The following coding sequences lie in one Drosophila sulfurigaster albostrigata strain 15112-1811.04 chromosome 2R, ASM2355843v2, whole genome shotgun sequence genomic window:
- the LOC133838394 gene encoding UDP-glucosyltransferase 2-like isoform X2: protein MSWPNNCCLLILLTICGCCCRWCCCSSGSSGNGSNILMITMGGTKSHKIPFWALGRALIKRGHRITFVNGFQADFHVDGLVEVTPKRLVQYIRNYTDWDLVGARYAGQQPLSIFDAMRYPIELCMQRVHHMLRHHLGDAVPHPYVLASEVAFILQNGHFSVTPPSAQLPNVASVACLHCRPPAANLSQLDMELSQFMDAAPAGVIYLSMGSSVRSSRLPAALCQLFVAVFARLPHHHVLWTWAAGNSTTESLPRNVRVRDWLPQQDILGHRRLQLFITHGGLLSQHEAVYHGVPLLMLPVFCDHDANAAQAVHDGYARRLELAQLTEESLYRAIHDVLHNDSYLRAVRRRRALLHDQLASPLRQAVYWTEYVIRHKGARHLQSPARHMSFVSYYSLDVFGLLSGIILLALHLLRVFVKYLAAIWRAKTKKTV, encoded by the exons ATGTCCTGGCCAAATAACTGCTGTCTGTTGATACTTTTGACGAtatgcggctgctgttgtcgttggtgttgttgttcgtCCGGTTCGTCTGGGAACGGCTCGAACATTCTGATGATTACCATGGGCGGCACGAAATCGCACAAAATACCCTTCTGGGCATTGGGTCGAGCGCTTATCAAACG CGGCCATCGGATTACGTTTGTGAATGGCTTTCAAGCGGATTTTCATGTGGATGGCCTGGTTGAAGTGACACCAAAGCGGCTCGTTCAATACATACGCAACTATACTGATTGGGATTTGGTGGGCGCACGCTATGCTGGACAGCAGCCGCTCTCCATATTCGATGCCATGCGATATCCAATTGAG CTGTGCATGCAACGTGTGCATCACATGCTGCGCCATCATCTCGGCGATGCGGTGCCACATCCCTACGTGTTGGCCAGCGAGGTTGCCTTCATTTTGCAAAACGGTCACTTCAGTGTGACACCGCCCAGCGCCCAGCTGCCGAATGTGGCCAGTGTGGCATGCCTCCACTGCCGTCCGCCGGCTGCCAATCTAAGCCAGCTGGATATGGAGTTGTCGCAGTTTATGGACGCAGCGCCAGCTGGCGTCATTTACCTATCGATGGGCTCGTCGGTGCGCTCGTCACGATTGCCGGCGGCGTTGTGCCAACTGTTTGTCGCGGTCTTTGCGCGCCTGCCGCATCATCACGTCCTCTGGACGTGGGCGGCGGGCAACAGCACAACGGAGTCGCTGCCTCGGAATGTCCGAGTACGCGACTGGTTGCCACAGCAGGATATCCTTGGCCATCGTCGACTGCAACTATTCATTACACACGGCGGACTGCTGAGCCAACACGAGGCCGTCTACCACGGTGTGCCGCTGTTGATGCTGCCCGTGTTCTGCGATCATGATGCGAATGCCGCCCAAGCGGTGCACGATGGCTACGCGAGGCGGCTGGAGTTGGCACAGCTTACCGAGGAGTCCCTTTATCGGGCCATTCACGATGTCCTGCATAATGATAGCTATCTGCGTGCCGTTAG ACGTCGACGAGCTCTTCTACACGACCAATTGGCTTCGCCGCTGCGTCAGGCTGTCTACTGGACCGAGTACGTCATCAGGCACAAAGGTGCCAGGCATTTGCAGTCGCCGGCTAGGCATATGAG TTTCGTTAGCTACTATTCGCTGGATGTTTTCGGACTGCTGTCGGGCATTATTTTGCTGGCGTTGCATCTGCTGCGTGTTTTCGTCAAATACTTGGCTGCAATATGGCGAGCGAAAACTAAAAAGacagtttaa
- the LOC133838394 gene encoding UDP-glucosyltransferase 2-like isoform X1, giving the protein MSWPNNCCLLILLTICGCCCRWCCCSSGSSGNGSNILMITMGGTKSHKIPFWALGRALIKRGHRITFVNGFQADFHVDGLVEVTPKRLVQYIRNYTDWDLVGARYAGQQPLSIFDAMRYPIEACNSLLSDPATHRLLRRGVRTTTTPTRTATASGTAEEGETDDGEGEEGSHYQLAIVDGAFPECALGIVHSLNVTAFMYINTVAFYTGSLSLAGNPVAYAVTPHVFASWTLPMHIVQRVANCLTHVFADLLHWLCMQRVHHMLRHHLGDAVPHPYVLASEVAFILQNGHFSVTPPSAQLPNVASVACLHCRPPAANLSQLDMELSQFMDAAPAGVIYLSMGSSVRSSRLPAALCQLFVAVFARLPHHHVLWTWAAGNSTTESLPRNVRVRDWLPQQDILGHRRLQLFITHGGLLSQHEAVYHGVPLLMLPVFCDHDANAAQAVHDGYARRLELAQLTEESLYRAIHDVLHNDSYLRAVRRRRALLHDQLASPLRQAVYWTEYVIRHKGARHLQSPARHMSFVSYYSLDVFGLLSGIILLALHLLRVFVKYLAAIWRAKTKKTV; this is encoded by the exons ATGTCCTGGCCAAATAACTGCTGTCTGTTGATACTTTTGACGAtatgcggctgctgttgtcgttggtgttgttgttcgtCCGGTTCGTCTGGGAACGGCTCGAACATTCTGATGATTACCATGGGCGGCACGAAATCGCACAAAATACCCTTCTGGGCATTGGGTCGAGCGCTTATCAAACG CGGCCATCGGATTACGTTTGTGAATGGCTTTCAAGCGGATTTTCATGTGGATGGCCTGGTTGAAGTGACACCAAAGCGGCTCGTTCAATACATACGCAACTATACTGATTGGGATTTGGTGGGCGCACGCTATGCTGGACAGCAGCCGCTCTCCATATTCGATGCCATGCGATATCCAATTGAG GCATGCAACAGTTTGCTCAGCGACCCTGCCACACATCGTCTGCTAAGGCGAGGCGTAAGGACAACAACGACACCGACAAGGACAGCGACAGCGTCAGGAACAGCGGAAGAAGGCGAAACGGATGACGGCGAGGGAGAAGAAGGCAGCCACTATCAATTGGCGATTGTAGATGGCGCATTTCCGGAGTGCGCCCTGGGCATTGTCCATAGTTTAAATGTAACGGCATTCATGTACATCAATACGGTGGCCTTCTACACCGGAAGTCTCTCGTTGGCCGGCAATCCGGTTGCGTATGCTGTCACGCCTCATGTCTTTGCCTCCTGGACGTTGCCCATGCACATCGTGCAGCGTGTGGCAAATTGTTTAACTCATGTTTTTGCCGACTTGCTGCACTGG CTGTGCATGCAACGTGTGCATCACATGCTGCGCCATCATCTCGGCGATGCGGTGCCACATCCCTACGTGTTGGCCAGCGAGGTTGCCTTCATTTTGCAAAACGGTCACTTCAGTGTGACACCGCCCAGCGCCCAGCTGCCGAATGTGGCCAGTGTGGCATGCCTCCACTGCCGTCCGCCGGCTGCCAATCTAAGCCAGCTGGATATGGAGTTGTCGCAGTTTATGGACGCAGCGCCAGCTGGCGTCATTTACCTATCGATGGGCTCGTCGGTGCGCTCGTCACGATTGCCGGCGGCGTTGTGCCAACTGTTTGTCGCGGTCTTTGCGCGCCTGCCGCATCATCACGTCCTCTGGACGTGGGCGGCGGGCAACAGCACAACGGAGTCGCTGCCTCGGAATGTCCGAGTACGCGACTGGTTGCCACAGCAGGATATCCTTGGCCATCGTCGACTGCAACTATTCATTACACACGGCGGACTGCTGAGCCAACACGAGGCCGTCTACCACGGTGTGCCGCTGTTGATGCTGCCCGTGTTCTGCGATCATGATGCGAATGCCGCCCAAGCGGTGCACGATGGCTACGCGAGGCGGCTGGAGTTGGCACAGCTTACCGAGGAGTCCCTTTATCGGGCCATTCACGATGTCCTGCATAATGATAGCTATCTGCGTGCCGTTAG ACGTCGACGAGCTCTTCTACACGACCAATTGGCTTCGCCGCTGCGTCAGGCTGTCTACTGGACCGAGTACGTCATCAGGCACAAAGGTGCCAGGCATTTGCAGTCGCCGGCTAGGCATATGAG TTTCGTTAGCTACTATTCGCTGGATGTTTTCGGACTGCTGTCGGGCATTATTTTGCTGGCGTTGCATCTGCTGCGTGTTTTCGTCAAATACTTGGCTGCAATATGGCGAGCGAAAACTAAAAAGacagtttaa
- the LOC133838394 gene encoding uncharacterized protein LOC133838394 isoform X3, with product MSWPNNCCLLILLTICGCCCRWCCCSSGSSGNGSNILMITMGGTKSHKIPFWALGRALIKRGHRITFVNGFQADFHVDGLVEVTPKRLVQYIRNYTDWDLVGARYAGQQPLSIFDAMRYPIEACNSLLSDPATHRLLRRGVRTTTTPTRTATASGTAEEGETDDGEGEEGSHYQLAIVDGAFPECALGIVHSLNVTAFMYINTVAFYTGSLSLAGNPVAYAVTPHVFASWTLPMHIVQRVANCLTHVFADLLHWTSTSSSTRPIGFAAASGCLLDRVRHQAQRCQAFAVAG from the exons ATGTCCTGGCCAAATAACTGCTGTCTGTTGATACTTTTGACGAtatgcggctgctgttgtcgttggtgttgttgttcgtCCGGTTCGTCTGGGAACGGCTCGAACATTCTGATGATTACCATGGGCGGCACGAAATCGCACAAAATACCCTTCTGGGCATTGGGTCGAGCGCTTATCAAACG CGGCCATCGGATTACGTTTGTGAATGGCTTTCAAGCGGATTTTCATGTGGATGGCCTGGTTGAAGTGACACCAAAGCGGCTCGTTCAATACATACGCAACTATACTGATTGGGATTTGGTGGGCGCACGCTATGCTGGACAGCAGCCGCTCTCCATATTCGATGCCATGCGATATCCAATTGAG GCATGCAACAGTTTGCTCAGCGACCCTGCCACACATCGTCTGCTAAGGCGAGGCGTAAGGACAACAACGACACCGACAAGGACAGCGACAGCGTCAGGAACAGCGGAAGAAGGCGAAACGGATGACGGCGAGGGAGAAGAAGGCAGCCACTATCAATTGGCGATTGTAGATGGCGCATTTCCGGAGTGCGCCCTGGGCATTGTCCATAGTTTAAATGTAACGGCATTCATGTACATCAATACGGTGGCCTTCTACACCGGAAGTCTCTCGTTGGCCGGCAATCCGGTTGCGTATGCTGTCACGCCTCATGTCTTTGCCTCCTGGACGTTGCCCATGCACATCGTGCAGCGTGTGGCAAATTGTTTAACTCATGTTTTTGCCGACTTGCTGCACTGG ACGTCGACGAGCTCTTCTACACGACCAATTGGCTTCGCCGCTGCGTCAGGCTGTCTACTGGACCGAGTACGTCATCAGGCACAAAGGTGCCAGGCATTTGCAGTCGCCGGCTAG